One window of the Carnobacterium maltaromaticum DSM 20342 genome contains the following:
- the pgmB gene encoding beta-phosphoglucomutase encodes MIKGFIFDLDGVITDTAEYHYLAWRELANKLGISIDRKFNEQLKGISRTDSLEKILNYGGKSQTYSEAEKNELADEKNKEYQKLIQSITPADLLPGMAEFLAEIKAANLKLGLASASKNGPFILERLGIANLFDTVVDPESLKKGKPDPEIFTKGAKQLGLTISECVGIEDAEAGIESINAAGMFSVGVGSPEAMRFADIYVAKTAELNLEMIQKQIKS; translated from the coding sequence ATGATAAAAGGTTTTATATTTGATTTAGATGGTGTCATTACAGATACTGCAGAGTATCATTACTTAGCTTGGCGTGAATTAGCTAATAAATTAGGGATTTCAATTGATCGTAAATTTAATGAACAACTAAAAGGTATTAGTCGGACAGATTCATTAGAAAAAATTCTGAACTATGGTGGAAAAAGTCAAACTTACTCTGAAGCAGAAAAAAACGAATTAGCTGATGAAAAAAACAAGGAGTATCAAAAGTTAATTCAATCTATTACCCCAGCAGATTTATTACCAGGCATGGCAGAATTTTTAGCAGAAATAAAAGCAGCTAATTTAAAGTTAGGTCTAGCTTCAGCAAGCAAAAATGGTCCTTTTATTTTAGAACGCTTAGGCATTGCTAATTTATTTGATACCGTGGTCGATCCTGAAAGTCTTAAAAAAGGGAAGCCAGATCCAGAGATATTTACTAAAGGTGCGAAACAATTAGGCTTAACTATTTCCGAGTGCGTAGGGATTGAAGATGCAGAAGCGGGAATCGAGTCGATTAATGCTGCTGGTATGTTTTCTGTTGGTGTCGGAAGTCCAGAAGCAATGAGGTTTGCCGATATTTACGTAGCGAAGACAGCTGAATTGAATTTAGAAATGATTCAAAAACAAATAAAATCATAA
- a CDS encoding glycoside hydrolase family 13 protein: protein MEKWWQSSVVYQIYPRSFQDSNGDGVGDIAGITSRLEYLEKLGIDVIWLSPVYKSPNDDNGYDISDYEAILPEFGTMADMDELIREAKQRGIQIIMDLVVNHTSDEHPWFKEAKKSKTNPYRDYYIWRDSVNGGPPNDLQSIFSGSAWEFDKETNQYYFHLFSKRQPDLNWENPAVQEEVWKLMNFWLAKGIGGFRMDVIDLIGKIPDKGITGNGPKLHEYLKKMHKETFGKYDVLTVGETWGATPEIAKLYSNPDREELSMVFQFEHISLDELPGKSKWDLQPLDFIQLKAILSKWQTALGDEGWNSLFWNNHDLPRIISRWGNDSPKYRVKSGKMLATILHLMKGTPYIYQGEEIGMVNTPVSSIEELDDIESLNMYRERLAAGYDKADILASINKKGRDNARRPMQWSNHEHGGFTTGTPWLELSPRYSEINVENELADSESLFYHYQRLIQLRKNNPLVVWGTYQELIPNDTQLFVYERSYENETWLIVANFYEEEADFSHESHKVKEIILSNYSDSSVDLANLHLRAYETVVYRLEK from the coding sequence GTGGAAAAATGGTGGCAAAGCTCGGTCGTTTATCAAATTTATCCAAGAAGTTTTCAAGATAGCAATGGTGATGGGGTAGGTGATATTGCAGGTATTACTAGTAGATTAGAGTATCTTGAAAAATTAGGTATTGATGTGATTTGGTTAAGCCCGGTGTATAAATCGCCTAATGATGATAATGGCTATGATATTAGTGATTACGAAGCTATTCTACCAGAATTTGGAACGATGGCAGATATGGATGAATTGATTAGAGAAGCTAAGCAACGTGGTATTCAGATAATTATGGATTTAGTTGTGAATCATACATCTGATGAACATCCTTGGTTTAAAGAAGCTAAAAAGAGTAAAACGAACCCTTATCGTGATTATTATATTTGGCGCGATTCAGTCAATGGAGGTCCGCCTAATGATCTACAGTCTATTTTTAGTGGTTCGGCGTGGGAGTTTGATAAAGAAACAAATCAATACTACTTCCATTTATTTAGTAAGAGACAACCAGATTTAAATTGGGAAAATCCTGCAGTACAAGAAGAAGTATGGAAGTTAATGAATTTCTGGTTAGCAAAAGGAATCGGCGGCTTTAGAATGGATGTAATTGATTTAATTGGGAAAATCCCAGATAAAGGTATCACTGGAAACGGTCCTAAACTTCATGAGTATTTAAAGAAGATGCATAAGGAAACTTTTGGTAAGTATGATGTTTTAACTGTTGGCGAAACATGGGGAGCAACACCGGAAATTGCGAAGCTATACTCTAACCCAGATAGAGAAGAGCTTTCAATGGTCTTCCAATTCGAGCATATCAGTTTAGATGAACTGCCAGGTAAAAGTAAATGGGATTTACAACCTTTAGATTTTATTCAATTAAAAGCAATTCTTTCTAAATGGCAAACAGCACTGGGAGATGAAGGTTGGAATAGCTTATTTTGGAATAATCATGATTTACCAAGAATTATTTCAAGATGGGGCAATGATAGTCCTAAGTATAGAGTAAAGAGTGGTAAGATGTTAGCGACTATTTTACACTTAATGAAGGGTACCCCTTACATCTATCAAGGAGAGGAAATAGGGATGGTCAATACTCCTGTTTCTTCTATAGAAGAGTTGGATGATATCGAGAGTTTAAATATGTACCGAGAACGATTAGCTGCTGGATACGATAAAGCGGATATTTTAGCTTCTATTAATAAAAAAGGGCGCGATAATGCACGTCGCCCAATGCAATGGAGTAATCATGAGCATGGAGGCTTTACAACAGGTACTCCGTGGTTAGAGTTAAGTCCACGATATTCAGAAATTAATGTTGAAAATGAGTTAGCTGATTCAGAATCGCTATTCTATCATTATCAACGTTTAATTCAGTTACGTAAAAACAATCCTTTAGTGGTTTGGGGAACCTATCAAGAGCTTATTCCAAATGATACTCAACTATTTGTGTATGAAAGAAGCTATGAGAATGAAACTTGGTTAATTGTAGCTAATTTTTATGAAGAAGAAGCTGATTTTAGTCATGAGTCACATAAAGTCAAAGAAATAATTTTATCAAATTACTCTGATAGTTCAGTTGATTTAGCTAATTTACATTTAAGAGCATATGAAACAGTTGTCTATCGTTTAGAAAAATAA
- a CDS encoding sugar ABC transporter permease, with product MKNLAKSQKNSRLISRFLTYLFMIVLSIIIIYPILITISSAFKSGNIAAFNLDFNSKWTLLNFSRLFNETLYGSWYKNTLIIAISTMIVQVTVITLAGYTYSRYRFVGRKNSLLFFLIIQMVPTMAALTAFYVMALLLGALDQYWFLTLIYIGGGIPMNTWLMKGYFDTVPIDLDESAKLDGAGHFRIFAQIVLPLVRPMIAVQALWAFMGPFGDYMLAKFLLRSPENLTVAVGLQTFINDSQNQKVSLFAAGAVLIALPISILFFMLQKNFVSGLLAGGTKG from the coding sequence ATGAAAAATTTAGCGAAATCACAAAAAAATAGCCGTCTAATTTCTCGTTTTTTAACGTATTTATTCATGATTGTGCTATCGATTATTATCATCTACCCAATTTTAATTACAATTAGCTCTGCATTTAAATCTGGTAATATCGCAGCATTTAACTTAGATTTTAATAGCAAATGGACGCTCCTTAATTTTAGTCGTCTATTTAATGAAACTCTCTACGGCAGTTGGTACAAAAACACATTAATCATTGCTATATCAACTATGATTGTTCAAGTAACTGTGATTACATTAGCAGGCTACACGTATAGTCGATATCGCTTTGTTGGACGTAAAAATAGCTTACTTTTCTTTTTAATTATTCAAATGGTTCCTACAATGGCAGCTTTAACAGCGTTCTATGTTATGGCATTATTATTAGGTGCTTTAGATCAATATTGGTTCTTAACCTTAATTTATATTGGTGGCGGAATTCCAATGAATACTTGGCTTATGAAAGGTTACTTTGATACAGTTCCGATTGATTTGGATGAATCAGCTAAATTAGATGGAGCAGGTCATTTCCGAATTTTTGCTCAAATTGTCTTACCACTAGTTCGACCAATGATTGCTGTTCAAGCACTTTGGGCTTTTATGGGTCCATTTGGAGATTATATGCTAGCCAAATTCTTACTGCGCTCACCAGAAAATTTAACGGTTGCAGTCGGTTTGCAAACCTTTATTAATGATTCACAAAATCAAAAAGTTTCGTTGTTTGCAGCAGGAGCTGTTTTAATTGCCTTACCAATTTCTATTCTATTCTTTATGCTTCAAAAGAATTTTGTATCAGGTTTGTTGGCAGGTGGAACAAAAGGATAG
- a CDS encoding tyrosine-type recombinase/integrase, which yields MVIRKDKNGKYMVDVSNGFDPITNKQKRFQKKNISTKEEAIQIEMNARLFKLNDISKSDNLTIDNLFNLMLKENIKEDAKQSYVSTQQYNFKAHIQPYFEHSSIKKVQRDDIIKFRDYLQSNEKKLSNNTVNKIMILLKKIFDSAIKVDLITDNPCLHLKKLKVDKKKMQFWTITEYKDFINSIEDKDKHYKYLFTTLFFTGMRIGEALALTWNDINFATGEINVTKTTSIIRGETIISEPKTKASIRRITINRKLVDELFFWKEKQQHILESYLMTVDNNTQVYQFQPKATNKDMVHKKFKYYLKKSPHIKVIRIHDLRHSHVALLINLSNGREEYDTIKERLGHSSITTTIDTYSHLYPNKQKSVSDPLDDFF from the coding sequence ATGGTAATTAGAAAAGATAAAAATGGTAAATATATGGTTGATGTCTCTAACGGCTTCGATCCTATTACAAATAAACAAAAAAGATTTCAAAAGAAAAATATAAGCACTAAAGAGGAAGCAATTCAAATTGAAATGAATGCTCGACTTTTCAAATTAAATGATATTTCTAAAAGTGATAATTTAACTATAGATAATTTATTTAACCTAATGTTAAAAGAAAACATTAAAGAGGATGCAAAGCAATCATACGTATCTACCCAACAGTATAATTTTAAAGCCCATATTCAACCATATTTTGAACATTCATCTATAAAGAAAGTTCAACGTGATGATATTATTAAATTTAGGGACTATCTTCAATCAAATGAAAAAAAACTTTCAAACAATACAGTAAATAAAATCATGATACTCCTCAAAAAAATATTTGACTCAGCAATTAAGGTTGATCTTATAACTGATAATCCTTGTTTGCATTTAAAAAAATTAAAAGTCGATAAAAAGAAAATGCAATTTTGGACTATTACCGAGTATAAAGATTTTATCAATAGTATTGAGGATAAAGACAAACACTATAAATATTTATTCACTACTCTATTTTTTACTGGGATGAGAATCGGTGAAGCATTGGCTCTTACTTGGAATGACATTAATTTTGCTACTGGAGAAATTAATGTTACTAAAACAACTAGTATAATTAGAGGTGAAACAATAATTAGTGAACCAAAAACAAAAGCATCAATTCGACGTATTACTATCAATAGAAAACTTGTAGATGAATTATTTTTCTGGAAAGAAAAACAACAACATATTTTAGAATCTTATCTAATGACAGTTGATAACAATACTCAAGTTTATCAATTTCAACCAAAGGCTACCAATAAAGATATGGTGCATAAAAAATTTAAATACTATTTAAAAAAGAGTCCTCATATCAAAGTAATTCGCATACACGATTTGAGACACTCTCATGTGGCTTTATTAATCAATCTAAGCAATGGTAGAGAAGAATACGATACTATTAAGGAACGCTTAGGACACTCAAGTATAACGACTACAATAGACACTTATTCCCATTTGTACCCTAATAAACAAAAAAGTGTCAGCGATCCACTAGATGATTTTTTCTAG
- a CDS encoding glycoside hydrolase family 65 protein: MIQRLFDIDSWKVATTKLDKEHKRLQESLTAIGNGYMGMRGNFEEGYSGDSHVGTYLAGVWYPDKTRVGWWKNGYPDYFGKVINATNFIGVDIFVNQHKVDTFVDEIKDFHLELDLQTGILHRHYTWVSGEIEIKFSFKRFVSVAQKELCIVEVAAEVLKGEASIQFNAKLDGNVTNEDSNYDEKFWLEMDRGLGEYSYLTTKTIPNDFEIPQFTVTIMMKNRVSDEKKGHTTDQEMLVQEQFDYQLKAGEKAKLTKLIAVVTSRDIEPNQQVAKAEELLRVAEDAGISKLEREHKIVWGKRWHKADVVIAGDPESQQGIRFNIFQLFSTYYGEDARLNVGPKGFTGEKYGGATYWDTEAYIVPMYLSVTEPEVSQQLLKYRHDQLPGALHNARQQGLKGALYPMVTFTGVECHNEWEITFEEIHRNAAIAYAIYNYTNYTGDEAYLLSDGIDVLTEISRFWADRVHYSKRNEAYMLHGVTGPNEYENNVNNNWYTNTMATWVLRYTLESLKKVSKEKLVDLQITETEKDQWQDIIAKMYYPKNQELGIFVQHDTFLDKDLRAVETLAATERPLNQHWSWDKILRSCFIKQADVLQGLYFLNNEYTIEEKKKNFEFYEPMTVHESSLSACIHAILAAEVGLEDKAVELYARTARLDLDNYNNDTEDGLHITSMSGSWLAIVQGFAGMRTYENQLQFKPFCPKGWDGYEFKISYRGRLLKIIVTKTTASVILVEGEALDLTLCGENVRVTDQVQQAI; the protein is encoded by the coding sequence ATGATTCAGCGATTATTTGATATTGATTCTTGGAAAGTAGCAACAACTAAGTTAGATAAGGAACATAAGCGTCTGCAAGAAAGCTTAACCGCAATTGGCAATGGTTATATGGGGATGCGCGGTAATTTTGAAGAAGGATACTCTGGTGATTCACATGTGGGAACGTATTTAGCAGGTGTTTGGTATCCGGATAAAACGCGTGTTGGTTGGTGGAAAAATGGTTATCCAGATTATTTTGGAAAAGTCATTAATGCAACTAATTTTATCGGGGTTGATATTTTCGTTAATCAACATAAAGTCGATACCTTTGTTGATGAAATTAAGGATTTCCATTTAGAGTTAGATTTACAAACAGGAATTTTACATCGCCACTATACATGGGTCTCTGGAGAAATAGAAATTAAATTTAGCTTTAAGCGCTTCGTAAGTGTTGCCCAAAAAGAACTTTGCATCGTTGAAGTTGCTGCAGAAGTTTTAAAAGGAGAAGCCTCAATTCAATTTAATGCTAAATTAGATGGAAATGTAACCAATGAAGATAGTAATTATGATGAGAAATTTTGGTTGGAAATGGATCGTGGGCTAGGAGAATATAGCTATTTAACAACGAAGACTATTCCTAATGATTTTGAAATCCCGCAGTTTACTGTCACAATAATGATGAAAAATAGAGTGTCAGATGAGAAGAAGGGTCACACTACAGATCAAGAAATGCTAGTTCAAGAGCAGTTTGACTACCAACTTAAAGCTGGAGAAAAAGCTAAGTTAACCAAGTTAATTGCCGTTGTGACAAGTCGTGATATCGAACCAAATCAGCAAGTTGCTAAGGCAGAAGAGCTATTACGTGTAGCTGAAGATGCTGGAATCAGCAAATTGGAACGTGAACATAAAATCGTTTGGGGCAAACGTTGGCATAAAGCTGATGTAGTGATTGCCGGTGACCCTGAATCACAACAAGGCATTCGTTTTAATATTTTCCAATTGTTTTCGACTTACTATGGAGAAGATGCTCGCTTAAATGTTGGACCAAAAGGTTTTACTGGTGAAAAATATGGTGGTGCAACTTACTGGGATACAGAGGCGTATATTGTTCCAATGTATTTATCTGTTACAGAACCAGAAGTATCGCAACAACTATTAAAATACCGTCATGACCAATTACCAGGGGCACTGCATAATGCTAGACAACAAGGATTAAAAGGTGCACTTTATCCAATGGTAACGTTTACTGGTGTAGAGTGTCATAATGAGTGGGAAATTACTTTTGAAGAAATACACCGGAATGCAGCAATTGCCTATGCTATTTATAATTATACCAATTACACAGGCGACGAAGCTTATCTACTTTCTGATGGAATCGATGTTTTAACTGAAATCTCAAGATTTTGGGCAGATCGTGTGCATTATTCTAAACGAAATGAAGCATACATGCTACACGGTGTAACTGGTCCAAATGAATATGAAAATAATGTGAATAACAACTGGTATACAAATACGATGGCAACTTGGGTACTACGTTATACTTTAGAGTCATTAAAAAAAGTTAGCAAAGAAAAATTAGTTGATTTACAAATTACAGAAACTGAAAAAGATCAATGGCAAGATATCATTGCTAAGATGTATTATCCAAAAAATCAAGAACTAGGAATTTTTGTACAGCACGATACATTCTTAGACAAAGATTTAAGAGCAGTCGAAACGTTAGCAGCAACAGAACGTCCTTTAAATCAACATTGGTCATGGGACAAAATTTTACGCTCATGCTTTATTAAGCAAGCAGACGTTCTGCAAGGTCTCTATTTCCTAAATAATGAATATACTATAGAAGAGAAAAAGAAAAATTTCGAATTTTATGAGCCAATGACTGTTCACGAATCGTCATTATCTGCTTGTATTCATGCTATTTTAGCAGCAGAAGTTGGATTAGAAGATAAAGCAGTTGAATTATATGCTCGGACAGCACGGTTAGATTTAGATAATTACAACAACGATACTGAGGATGGGCTGCATATTACCTCAATGAGTGGAAGTTGGTTAGCGATTGTCCAAGGCTTTGCTGGAATGCGAACTTATGAGAATCAATTGCAGTTTAAACCTTTCTGTCCAAAAGGCTGGGATGGCTATGAATTTAAAATTAGCTACCGTGGACGTTTATTAAAAATAATTGTAACAAAGACTACGGCATCAGTTATCTTAGTTGAAGGCGAAGCACTTGATTTAACTTTATGCGGTGAAAACGTTCGTGTTACAGACCAAGTTCAACAAGCGATTTAA
- a CDS encoding DUF1189 domain-containing protein, translating into MKKMPFPLNYFNSIATPKRVFKGRKNLSWIQNIVIFIFLNALLMFPVSLYFSQSTNFQLQEIMPHTLRLVTDEFATKLQAVEFENGKLISGEPFTIVEDTGVVGVEIPKSVKKSEKNLISFEKDHLLLKDESGYQFEVRYTENFSLKNSQTKSALKEQIKEQWFKQNKAFVSFTMMLMTGIIISFSNVLVMFIAAFFIWMTKRSALSSIRTYKESFNLILNASGIGTLLAVLIGLVHFDMTIMIGFQSLGLVIMLTAVFAVTHFSDTPIKNKRKRNEEIK; encoded by the coding sequence ATGAAAAAAATGCCTTTTCCTTTAAACTATTTCAACAGTATTGCAACACCAAAACGAGTATTTAAGGGACGTAAAAATTTAAGCTGGATACAAAATATAGTGATTTTTATCTTTTTAAATGCCTTGTTGATGTTCCCTGTTTCCTTATATTTTAGTCAGAGTACTAACTTTCAATTACAAGAAATTATGCCACATACGCTGCGCTTAGTTACAGATGAATTTGCGACTAAGCTACAGGCGGTTGAATTTGAAAACGGAAAACTGATTTCAGGAGAACCTTTTACTATCGTAGAAGATACTGGGGTTGTAGGTGTTGAAATTCCGAAAAGTGTAAAAAAATCAGAAAAAAATTTAATTAGTTTTGAAAAGGATCATTTACTTTTAAAAGATGAGTCTGGTTATCAATTTGAGGTACGTTATACAGAAAATTTCAGTTTAAAAAATAGTCAGACAAAGAGTGCGTTAAAAGAACAAATTAAAGAGCAATGGTTTAAGCAGAATAAAGCTTTTGTTTCTTTTACCATGATGCTAATGACCGGAATAATCATTAGTTTTAGTAATGTTTTAGTCATGTTTATTGCAGCTTTCTTTATTTGGATGACAAAAAGAAGTGCTTTATCATCAATTCGAACATATAAAGAATCTTTTAATTTAATTCTAAATGCTAGTGGAATAGGGACTTTATTAGCTGTTTTAATTGGTTTAGTTCATTTTGATATGACGATTATGATTGGCTTTCAGTCTTTAGGGTTAGTGATTATGCTAACTGCAGTTTTTGCGGTCACTCATTTTAGTGATACACCGATTAAAAATAAACGTAAAAGAAATGAGGAAATAAAATGA
- a CDS encoding ImmA/IrrE family metallo-endopeptidase codes for MKDKANEIIKFYNSNNVTRIIDYLGIILLKSNLGNVKGFLQFYNNRYIIHVNHNIENESEIDMVIAHELAHYFLHKNMNCFEFNSNSLYFEDKIEKEANLFASELLLTDNMLLEEFIYLESFTIKDISNYFNLCYELVELKFETLKLDDSFFKEYKKHTFEGEF; via the coding sequence ATGAAAGATAAAGCAAATGAAATCATCAAGTTCTATAATTCAAATAACGTTACTAGAATTATAGATTACTTAGGGATTATCCTTTTAAAATCCAACTTAGGAAATGTAAAAGGTTTTTTACAATTTTACAATAACAGATACATCATCCACGTTAATCACAATATTGAGAATGAATCTGAAATTGACATGGTTATAGCACACGAACTAGCACATTATTTTTTACACAAGAATATGAACTGCTTTGAATTTAACAGCAATAGTTTATATTTTGAGGATAAGATAGAAAAAGAAGCAAATTTATTTGCTTCTGAGTTACTATTAACTGATAATATGTTATTAGAAGAATTTATTTACTTAGAGAGTTTCACAATAAAAGATATTTCTAACTATTTTAATTTATGTTATGAATTGGTGGAATTAAAATTTGAAACTCTAAAATTGGATGATTCTTTTTTTAAAGAATACAAAAAACATACGTTCGAAGGAGAGTTTTAA